From the Acetobacter aceti genome, one window contains:
- a CDS encoding sulfurtransferase gives MSQPLVDVDTLKDALASGGVTLLDATALLPGEQTDPETVFRASRLPGAHRFDIELFSDPEQSLPHMAPAAGRFARLAGELGLTHDSTVVVYDQGNIASSCRAWWLLRLFGHERVFILDGGLPAWRAAGGALEQGEPAPVSPEQYVPRLKTSLIKGLGDMLALCASESDDVILDARSAGRFTGAAPEPRAGLSSGHMPGARNIPFGELLDANRHFLPKTALKARFEKAGVASAQTPLIATCGSGMTASVIVVGAVLAGYESVSLYDGSWAEWARTPDAPIVKGEATSGRERN, from the coding sequence GTGTCACAGCCTCTTGTCGATGTTGATACGTTAAAGGATGCCCTTGCGTCCGGGGGCGTAACCCTTCTTGATGCGACAGCCCTGCTTCCCGGCGAGCAGACTGACCCGGAAACTGTATTTCGGGCGTCCCGTCTGCCCGGTGCACATCGCTTCGACATCGAACTTTTCTCTGATCCTGAACAGTCTCTCCCCCACATGGCGCCTGCCGCCGGTCGCTTTGCACGACTGGCCGGCGAGCTTGGACTGACACACGACAGCACCGTCGTTGTTTACGATCAGGGCAACATCGCCTCTTCATGTCGGGCCTGGTGGCTGCTGCGCCTGTTCGGCCATGAGCGCGTGTTCATTCTTGATGGCGGATTGCCCGCATGGCGTGCAGCAGGCGGCGCGCTTGAGCAGGGTGAGCCTGCGCCGGTTTCACCAGAACAGTATGTTCCCCGTCTGAAGACCAGTCTGATCAAAGGGCTGGGAGATATGCTGGCCCTCTGCGCCTCAGAGTCGGACGACGTGATTCTCGATGCGCGTTCGGCAGGTCGTTTCACCGGCGCTGCTCCCGAGCCGCGGGCGGGACTCTCCTCCGGGCACATGCCGGGAGCCCGGAATATTCCCTTTGGTGAACTGCTGGACGCAAACAGACACTTCCTGCCGAAAACAGCTCTGAAAGCGCGTTTTGAAAAAGCGGGCGTTGCGAGTGCGCAGACCCCGCTTATCGCCACCTGCGGGTCGGGCATGACAGCTTCCGTCATCGTGGTGGGAGCTGTTCTCGCGGGATATGAATCCGTCTCGCTCTATGACGGTTCATGGGCGGAGTGGGCGCGAACGCCGGATGCGCCCATCGTAAAAGGAGAAGCGACATCCGGTAGGGAGCGGAATTGA
- the metC gene encoding cystathionine beta-lyase: MTGEDRVAAGWERLNARLVKVGRPDVHDEQFRRTGTLVNASVSRGSTVLFPDLDTMRRVGAERYEHTPIYGAMGSAVQHDLERAIAAIEEGRDTQVVSSGLAACTTALLTWTSSGGHCLLPDSCYGPTRRFADTMLRRFGVESTYYDPMISEDGLREIMRPNTQVVFAESPGSHTFEVQDVPMLARVAHEGGARVLLDNTWGFGVFMPFTHGVDVSIQALTKYPGGHSDAILGAITVTSEEDWHMLRDASIQLGQLAGPDDCWLTLRGLRSMGVRLARQARTAWRVANWLRDRGEVAQVLYPAFADCPGHEFWERDFSGAGPLFTVVLTSSHDKAAMERMINGLQHFGIGASWGGYESLVLPTTGGVSRSLPNALPEGVAFRLAIGLDDAADLTADLERGFSRL; this comes from the coding sequence ATGACAGGTGAAGACAGGGTTGCCGCCGGTTGGGAACGGCTGAACGCCCGGCTGGTGAAAGTCGGCCGTCCGGATGTCCATGACGAGCAGTTTCGCCGGACCGGCACGCTGGTCAATGCGTCGGTTTCCCGGGGTTCAACCGTGCTGTTTCCCGATCTGGACACCATGCGGCGCGTGGGCGCCGAGCGTTACGAGCACACGCCGATCTACGGCGCGATGGGCTCCGCCGTTCAGCACGATCTGGAGCGGGCTATCGCGGCCATCGAGGAAGGGCGCGATACACAGGTCGTGTCGTCCGGTCTCGCCGCCTGCACGACGGCGCTGCTGACATGGACCAGTTCCGGCGGTCACTGTCTGCTGCCGGATTCCTGCTACGGTCCGACCCGCCGGTTCGCCGACACGATGCTGCGTCGGTTCGGTGTCGAGTCCACCTATTACGATCCGATGATCTCCGAAGACGGGCTGCGCGAGATCATGCGACCGAATACGCAGGTCGTCTTCGCGGAAAGCCCCGGCAGTCACACGTTCGAGGTGCAGGATGTCCCCATGCTGGCCCGTGTGGCGCATGAAGGCGGGGCGCGGGTGCTGCTCGACAACACCTGGGGTTTCGGGGTCTTCATGCCCTTCACTCACGGAGTCGATGTGTCGATTCAGGCGCTGACCAAATATCCGGGTGGTCATTCGGACGCCATTCTGGGAGCGATCACCGTCACCTCGGAAGAGGACTGGCACATGTTGCGGGACGCCTCGATCCAGTTGGGCCAGCTTGCCGGACCGGATGACTGCTGGCTGACCCTTCGTGGTTTGCGCAGCATGGGAGTGCGTCTGGCGCGTCAGGCCCGCACGGCGTGGCGGGTGGCAAACTGGCTGCGGGATCGTGGAGAGGTGGCGCAGGTACTCTATCCTGCGTTTGCGGATTGCCCGGGCCATGAATTCTGGGAGCGGGATTTCTCGGGAGCAGGTCCGTTATTCACCGTTGTTCTGACATCCAGCCATGACAAGGCCGCCATGGAACGGATGATCAACGGGCTCCAGCATTTCGGGATCGGGGCCTCCTGGGGGGGCTATGAAAGTCTGGTACTTCCCACGACTGGTGGTGTGTCCCGCTCCCTGCCAAACGCGCTGCCGGAAGGGGTGGCCTTCAGGCTGGCGATCGGGCTGGATGATGCGGCTGATCTGACTGCTGATCTGGAGCGTGGTTTTTCGCGCCTGTAA
- the lexA gene encoding transcriptional repressor LexA, with product MLTRKQHELLLFIDSYLGQTGFSPSFDEMKEALGLKSKSGIHRLITALEERGFIQRRHNRARALEVLRLPEPVQLSPAASSRSLNVIKGDFSQRFAGVKTGEVSASISLPLYGRIAAGLPIEALNDHSEHVEVPMALLGQGEHYALEVAGDSMIEAGILDGDTVIIRREDHAENGQIIVALIDDAEVTLKRLRKKGNTIALEAANPAYETRIVPAERLKIQGRLVGLLRTYH from the coding sequence ATGCTCACACGCAAACAGCATGAACTGTTGCTGTTCATCGATTCCTATCTGGGTCAGACAGGTTTCTCGCCTTCCTTCGATGAAATGAAGGAAGCGCTCGGCCTGAAATCCAAGTCAGGCATTCACCGTCTGATCACAGCCCTTGAAGAGCGCGGTTTCATCCAGCGACGGCATAATCGGGCGCGGGCGCTGGAAGTGCTGCGTCTGCCTGAGCCTGTCCAGTTGTCACCGGCGGCTTCGTCCCGATCCCTGAACGTCATCAAGGGTGATTTTTCACAGCGGTTTGCTGGCGTGAAGACGGGTGAGGTGTCGGCGTCCATAAGTCTGCCGCTCTATGGCCGGATTGCGGCTGGTCTGCCGATAGAGGCCCTGAATGATCACAGCGAGCATGTGGAAGTGCCGATGGCGCTGCTGGGTCAGGGAGAGCATTACGCGCTGGAGGTTGCCGGCGATTCCATGATCGAGGCTGGCATTCTGGATGGTGACACGGTCATCATACGTCGGGAAGATCATGCCGAGAACGGTCAGATTATCGTCGCGCTCATTGATGACGCCGAGGTGACACTCAAGCGGCTGCGAAAGAAGGGCAACACGATCGCCCTTGAAGCCGCCAATCCTGCTTATGAAACACGGATTGTTCCGGCTGAACGTCTGAAAATTCAGGGTCGGCTGGTCGGATTGCTCCGCACATACCACTGA
- a CDS encoding TonB-dependent receptor, giving the protein MNRPVHPITFLLVASPLLLSRHVLTPAHAAETGTTTPPPPAVQAPVKTAPIKAVTATQDEHIIVTAHLDKQRASLQPSTGASVYHFSRADIERIPGGDNTPLNAVLLQAPGVAQDSYGQIHIRGDHNEVQFRLDGVALPEGLSVFGQTLMTRFAHSMSLTTGALPSEYGFLQAGVIDIMTKNGTSDSGGNASIYGGARDYFFPSLQYGGHSGKWDYFATADYVHNRVGIENPTPDFNAIHDLSNQYHFLGHLRYTADENTRISFIAGVSNAQYELPNNPGQQRQFANPAFLNSALSEQVYGSVNSASLHEQQKEITDFGMLSLQKEMGKVSLQTSAIARYSSLGYSPDPLGDLVYNGIAQHAQRSVFSSGNQTDLTWRAAPKHTVRFGFQAYVERTVSKSDATVYTQTGTDDDGNVEFDGQTQSIHDGTGRTGWIYGLYAQDEWRPVKNLTINYGLRFDGVDEYTHSKQVSPRINIVWNPWRGGAFHAGYSRYFTPPPFELVGGTQLNKYANTSGAPPNFQNTMVKAERDHYFDAGFAQEILPHWHASFDAYVKLARNMIDEGQFGSPIILSAFNYKRGQVNGYEVTTDYSRGPFTVYGNFAWSRAIGKDIVSAQWNMTPDDLAYISNHWVHVDHDQRWTASAGGSYTAFRKTDHPTRLSATMVYGSGLREDSVIPNGASVPQYVTFNLGLVQSFDNLFHTPFLKRTELRLDVTNLFDRRYMLRSGSGIGVGAPQYGLRRTILTGISQRF; this is encoded by the coding sequence ATGAACCGCCCTGTCCATCCCATCACCTTTCTGCTCGTCGCCAGCCCGTTGCTGCTCTCCCGGCACGTCCTCACGCCTGCGCATGCCGCAGAAACCGGAACGACGACACCCCCGCCCCCTGCTGTACAAGCACCTGTTAAAACAGCTCCGATCAAAGCGGTGACAGCCACCCAGGACGAGCACATCATCGTCACGGCGCATCTGGACAAGCAGAGAGCCAGCCTGCAGCCATCGACCGGCGCAAGCGTGTATCATTTCTCCCGTGCGGATATCGAAAGAATTCCCGGTGGCGATAACACCCCACTCAACGCGGTTCTATTACAGGCTCCAGGCGTTGCGCAGGACAGCTACGGACAGATCCATATTCGTGGCGATCATAACGAGGTGCAGTTCCGCCTCGATGGTGTAGCCCTTCCTGAAGGGCTGAGCGTCTTCGGACAGACGCTCATGACCCGTTTCGCGCATTCCATGTCCCTGACAACAGGCGCGTTGCCCAGCGAATACGGATTTCTGCAGGCGGGCGTGATCGACATCATGACAAAGAACGGTACGTCGGATAGCGGCGGCAATGCTTCCATTTATGGTGGCGCTCGTGACTATTTCTTCCCTTCCCTGCAATATGGCGGGCATTCCGGGAAATGGGATTATTTCGCGACGGCTGATTACGTGCATAACCGCGTCGGTATCGAAAATCCCACACCGGATTTCAACGCGATCCATGATCTGAGCAATCAGTACCATTTTCTTGGACATCTGCGTTACACGGCTGACGAAAACACACGCATCAGCTTTATCGCCGGGGTCTCGAACGCTCAATATGAGCTTCCGAACAACCCTGGTCAGCAAAGGCAGTTTGCCAATCCGGCCTTCCTGAACAGCGCCCTTTCGGAGCAGGTCTACGGCAGCGTGAACAGTGCTTCCCTGCACGAGCAGCAGAAAGAAATTACTGACTTCGGCATGCTGTCGCTTCAGAAGGAAATGGGAAAAGTCAGCCTGCAGACTTCAGCAATCGCACGGTACAGTTCTCTGGGATACTCTCCTGATCCACTTGGCGATCTTGTCTATAACGGCATTGCCCAGCACGCCCAGCGTTCAGTCTTTTCATCAGGCAATCAGACCGATCTCACATGGCGCGCAGCGCCGAAACACACGGTCAGATTCGGTTTTCAGGCTTATGTAGAAAGAACCGTTTCAAAATCGGATGCCACTGTCTATACGCAAACTGGCACGGACGATGATGGCAACGTGGAATTCGACGGCCAGACACAGTCCATTCATGATGGCACGGGCCGCACCGGCTGGATCTACGGATTGTATGCTCAGGACGAATGGCGTCCCGTCAAGAACCTGACCATCAATTACGGCCTGCGTTTCGATGGTGTGGATGAATACACACATTCCAAGCAGGTCAGCCCCAGAATCAACATTGTCTGGAACCCCTGGAGAGGCGGCGCCTTCCACGCCGGTTATTCCCGTTATTTCACACCGCCTCCGTTTGAACTGGTCGGAGGAACGCAGCTGAATAAATACGCAAACACATCCGGTGCGCCACCGAATTTCCAGAACACGATGGTCAAGGCTGAGCGTGACCACTACTTCGACGCCGGTTTCGCGCAGGAAATTCTGCCACACTGGCACGCATCTTTCGACGCCTATGTCAAACTGGCGCGCAACATGATTGACGAAGGACAGTTCGGGTCTCCCATCATCCTCTCCGCGTTCAATTACAAACGAGGTCAGGTCAACGGCTATGAAGTGACCACCGACTATTCACGTGGTCCCTTCACTGTTTACGGAAACTTCGCATGGTCACGCGCCATCGGAAAAGACATTGTTTCCGCCCAATGGAATATGACGCCTGACGACCTTGCCTATATCAGCAACCACTGGGTGCATGTGGATCATGACCAGCGCTGGACCGCATCAGCAGGAGGCAGCTACACAGCCTTCCGCAAGACAGATCATCCCACGCGTCTGTCAGCAACAATGGTTTATGGCAGTGGTCTTCGCGAAGATTCAGTGATCCCCAACGGCGCATCCGTGCCGCAGTACGTCACTTTCAACCTTGGACTGGTTCAGTCGTTTGACAACCTGTTCCATACCCCGTTCCTGAAACGGACTGAACTGCGGCTGGATGTTACCAACCTTTTCGATCGCCGTTACATGCTTCGCAGTGGCTCAGGCATTGGTGTCGGCGCGCCTCAGTACGGGCTGAGACGGACCATTCTGACAGGCATTTCGCAGCGGTTTTAA
- a CDS encoding sugar porter family MFS transporter, which translates to MENTHLTTTNSTGPTLASVLKSVQISPNADKTLWIATVVAAICGGLYGYDTGIISGALLLIKQDFHLTITQQEWVASAILAGAAVGAIGFGWSSEKFGRRATVIFVTAIFVMGSIACSLAPSINLLITARFFLGLAVGGSTQVVPTYISELAPPARRGNLVTLFNVAIGIGILLANIAGLMMRDEWGWRPMVAAAALPAAFVFIVMFFLPKSPRWAARNEGLDVAAEQLGRIRNTRESVQKEVREIHSNMQKIDTTERGWKGLMLPWVRPAVIAALGVAFFTQAGGLEMMIYYTPTFLTDAGFGPQWSLWASLGVAIVYCVMTLLGCLFVDRIGRRRLMLIMGPGAVLSLVGLGICFALHPAPGSVGSFAVLAFLLLFMLFNSGGIQVVGWLTGAEMFPLPMRGAATSAHAAVLWGSNLVVTATTLELVQTLTLGGTMWFYAGVNLVSVIFVFLLVPETAGASLENIETTLRQGTFRPRIGQSPKIIDNL; encoded by the coding sequence ATGGAGAACACACACTTGACCACGACAAACAGCACAGGGCCAACTCTGGCATCTGTCTTGAAATCGGTTCAGATCTCGCCAAACGCCGATAAAACCTTATGGATCGCAACCGTCGTGGCCGCCATCTGCGGCGGCCTCTATGGATACGATACAGGAATCATTTCCGGTGCGCTTCTGCTGATCAAGCAGGACTTCCACCTGACCATCACCCAGCAGGAATGGGTGGCCTCTGCCATTCTCGCGGGCGCGGCAGTCGGGGCGATCGGTTTCGGCTGGTCCTCTGAAAAATTCGGCCGCCGGGCCACCGTCATCTTTGTGACAGCAATTTTTGTCATGGGATCGATTGCCTGCTCACTGGCGCCAAGCATAAACCTTCTGATTACAGCACGTTTTTTTCTTGGCCTTGCTGTTGGCGGCTCTACGCAGGTTGTGCCGACCTACATTTCCGAACTGGCTCCTCCGGCAAGACGCGGTAATCTCGTCACCCTGTTCAATGTAGCAATCGGTATCGGGATTCTTCTCGCCAACATTGCCGGACTGATGATGCGTGATGAATGGGGCTGGCGCCCGATGGTGGCTGCCGCAGCACTCCCGGCGGCATTCGTTTTCATCGTGATGTTCTTTCTGCCCAAAAGCCCGCGCTGGGCCGCCCGTAACGAAGGGCTGGACGTTGCGGCTGAACAGCTTGGACGCATCCGCAACACCCGTGAGAGCGTTCAGAAAGAAGTTCGGGAAATTCACTCGAACATGCAGAAAATCGACACCACGGAGCGGGGCTGGAAAGGGCTCATGCTGCCATGGGTGCGCCCTGCGGTCATCGCGGCGCTCGGCGTGGCTTTCTTCACGCAGGCCGGTGGTCTGGAGATGATGATCTACTATACGCCGACCTTTCTGACCGATGCAGGTTTTGGTCCGCAATGGTCGCTCTGGGCCAGCCTTGGCGTAGCGATCGTCTACTGCGTGATGACCCTGCTCGGTTGCCTGTTCGTGGACCGGATTGGCCGTCGTCGCCTGATGCTGATCATGGGACCGGGAGCAGTGCTCAGCCTTGTCGGTCTGGGAATCTGCTTCGCGCTGCATCCGGCTCCCGGCAGCGTCGGCAGCTTCGCGGTTTTGGCCTTCCTGCTGCTGTTCATGCTGTTCAATTCCGGCGGTATTCAGGTTGTCGGCTGGCTGACCGGCGCGGAAATGTTCCCGCTGCCGATGCGTGGCGCTGCGACCAGCGCCCATGCTGCCGTTCTGTGGGGCAGCAACCTCGTTGTCACAGCCACTACGCTGGAACTGGTGCAGACCCTGACGCTTGGCGGCACCATGTGGTTCTATGCCGGGGTTAACCTTGTCAGCGTGATCTTCGTCTTTCTGCTGGTTCCTGAAACCGCCGGAGCCTCTCTTGAAAACATCGAGACGACGCTGCGTCAGGGCACCTTCCGTCCGAGAATTGGGCAGAGCCCGAAGATCATCGATAATCTCTGA
- a CDS encoding IS5 family transposase — MEASSGERIGLSDKEWTIIGTLLSPETGRGCRPAQDNRLYFGGMMWIARTGSQWRHLPDDYGRWNSVFRRYRRWVTTGVFDAMLEILAEMVGRDTNADMIDSTVIRAHHCAIGIKKGLRKPGRLADRAVVLPPDCTPDATSSSSSFPRSVLRFTCWPSPAAVSTGRRKNA, encoded by the coding sequence TTGGAGGCATCGTCGGGCGAGCGGATTGGACTTTCAGACAAGGAATGGACCATCATCGGGACGCTGCTTTCGCCAGAGACGGGTCGTGGCTGCCGTCCTGCACAAGACAATCGTCTGTATTTTGGAGGCATGATGTGGATTGCCCGAACCGGATCGCAATGGCGTCACTTGCCTGATGACTATGGCAGGTGGAACAGTGTGTTCCGCCGTTACCGACGATGGGTGACGACAGGCGTGTTCGATGCGATGCTCGAAATCCTGGCTGAAATGGTCGGGCGGGATACCAATGCCGACATGATCGACAGCACCGTGATTCGGGCACATCATTGTGCCATCGGTATAAAAAAGGGTCTCAGGAAACCGGGGCGGTTGGCCGATCGCGCGGTGGTTCTACCACCAGACTGCACGCCCGATGCGACGTCATCATCTTCTTCATTCCCGCGCTCTGTCCTGCGCTTTACCTGCTGGCCGTCGCCTGCTGCCGTGAGCACAGGCAGGAGGAAAAACGCATGA
- a CDS encoding YeeE/YedE family protein, whose protein sequence is MPALCPALYLLAVACCREHRQEEKRMNWAHDIQAACGGMLIGLSAALFLLLDGRVAGISGILGGLLRRWNRATAGNVAFIAGLLLAGPFYRVFTGRWPAVHIAASLPVLVLAGLLVGFGTRLGSGCTSGHGVCGLARLSSRSAVAVATFMITAFITVFVTRHLIGGGS, encoded by the coding sequence ATTCCCGCGCTCTGTCCTGCGCTTTACCTGCTGGCCGTCGCCTGCTGCCGTGAGCACAGGCAGGAGGAAAAACGCATGAACTGGGCGCATGACATTCAGGCGGCTTGCGGAGGCATGCTGATCGGCCTCTCGGCGGCGCTCTTTCTGCTGCTCGACGGGCGGGTCGCCGGCATCAGCGGCATCCTCGGCGGTCTTCTCAGGCGCTGGAACCGCGCGACCGCCGGCAACGTCGCCTTCATCGCGGGGCTTCTGCTGGCCGGCCCGTTCTATCGGGTCTTTACCGGGAGATGGCCGGCTGTCCATATCGCCGCTTCCTTGCCCGTGCTCGTGCTGGCTGGGCTGCTGGTTGGTTTCGGTACGCGACTGGGATCGGGTTGCACCAGCGGGCACGGCGTCTGCGGACTGGCTCGCCTGTCCAGTCGTTCGGCGGTGGCTGTCGCCACCTTCATGATCACGGCGTTCATCACCGTATTCGTCACCCGGCACCTGATAGGAGGTGGATCGTGA
- a CDS encoding DUF6691 family protein produces the protein MSIIVALGCGLLFGLGLALSGMVDPARVLGFLDLAGAWDPTLIFVLGGAVSVSFLGYRLSRLMTRPVCTEHFDLPTRTVIDRRLIGGAALFGVGWGLVGLCPGPAIVSLGLAQGDGAVFVVAMMAGMLVESLY, from the coding sequence GTGAGCATCATCGTTGCCCTCGGCTGTGGGCTGTTGTTTGGCCTTGGCCTCGCCCTGTCCGGCATGGTCGATCCGGCGCGTGTGCTGGGGTTCCTCGACCTTGCCGGAGCGTGGGACCCGACCTTGATCTTCGTATTGGGCGGCGCGGTCTCTGTCTCTTTTCTGGGTTATCGTCTGTCGCGCTTGATGACGCGGCCAGTCTGCACAGAACATTTCGACTTGCCCACCCGAACCGTGATCGATCGCCGTCTCATCGGCGGGGCGGCATTGTTCGGGGTTGGATGGGGGTTGGTGGGGTTATGTCCTGGACCGGCTATCGTGTCACTGGGGCTCGCGCAAGGTGACGGCGCGGTGTTCGTCGTTGCAATGATGGCGGGCATGTTGGTCGAATCATTATATTGA